The Kosmotoga olearia TBF 19.5.1 sequence TCCCTGTGAGCAGCTTAATTGCCGTAATGATCAATTACTTTCTGACAGGAACAATACCGGAATTGAGTACCCTAAAGAGTTTTTTGGCTAATCCCATAAAGCTGATACCCTTTGCCGTTTTCATGCTTTTCTTTGGACCAATAGTGGAAGAATTAGGATGGAGAGGTTTTGCGCTTGATCATTTGGAAAAACGATATAGCTGGATTAAGTCGAGTATCATATTGGGGTCCTTTTGGGCTTTGTGGCATCTTCCCTTGTTTTTTGTCAGAGGGACTTATCAATATAACCTGATGAACGATTCATTCATTTACTTCATAGACTTTATGGTGGCCTTTTTCCCGGCGAGTGTTGTGATGGACTGGATTTATAATAACAACGGGAGAAGTATCTTATCCGGTGTGCTGTTTCATTTTTGCATGAACTTCTTTGGTGAGGTGATCGATTTACCGAACCACATAAAACCATATTCAACCATTGTGATGATGACAGTAGCAATAGCTATTTTGATATCGTGGAAGTCGAAGAACGAGAATAGAGATTCGAGACCTGAGATCTGGTAGCCACTGCGCGGCGCCGAAAAATGAAGATCCCTCCAGTCTCAAGGAAATAATATAACCGTAAAAGCAGTTAAGGGGTTAAAAAGGATGAACAGGCACTTAGGTACGATACCATTTTTATCCGGAAATAGATGAGGTAGAAGAATGACTGAATATTACAGGATTTATCATGGAAAGCGAAGACATATCAGAAGGGTATCATCATTTTATCGTTCGAAAATAACTGATTTACATGAAGACTGCTTCAACATAAAAACATGAGTGCCTCATCAAGAGATGCTTATTTAAACATAAATATACTATTCTGATCTTCTTGCTTTTTATTTCACCAGTTGTTAGCAAAATGGTAAAATTAGGAGTGATCGAGGATTTGCGGGGTCGAACATTATTTGATTTTAGTGAGTGGTAAAGAGTTATCTCAAGAATGTTTGAAAGATATTGCGTTTTGAAATTGTACCGTGATGTACATACTTGGGGGGATGAATGTGTTGGTAGAGAAGAGCAAAGTTGATCAGCTAATTGATCTTGTTAATTCCCGCTATTTTGGATGGAAGGGTTTTGAGGATGATAGGTTCCTGGAAGAGGAACGAGATTACAAGGTTGAAACAGTAAAGAGGGCTAAAGAGTTATTAAATGAAACAGTTTTAGCTGGACTGATTGAAAGCAAGGCTTATTCGGAGTTGTTTGAGAGGATAGAAAAGATTGGCAAAGACAACAACCTGCTGTTTAATTCTATACCAACAAGCGGGGATTTAAGGTTGCTCTTCTCCACTAAAATAAACAAAGAAGCCTTTTCAAAGGAGTTTTTTAATCTTCTGTATGGTTCCGGTTCTTCGGAAGAACGTCTGGAAAAATTCTGTAATTTTGTTGAAAAAAGCGGAGAAAAATCTTACTGGACATTTCCCACGTATTTTCTTTTCATTGTTTACCCTGAAAGTGAGTATTTTGTAAAGCCATCGGTAGTATCCTGGTTTGCGAACTTCTTTGGATTTGCGTTTAGCAGAAAACCAGATGCAAGGAGCTACAAGCTTTTGAAAGATTACTCTTTTGAATTGATGAAGGCTCTTTCTGATTTCAATCCCAAAGATATGATAGATATACAGAGTTTTATTTGGGTTGCGTATCGAGAAAGCATTGGCAAAATTATTCTTCCGCAGAAAAAAAAGGAATTCGGGAAGTTTTTCAACGAGTTTTTAGAAGAATATTTCAATACTGAAAAAGGGCAAGCCCACTTCCAGGAATATGAAAGTTGCAGGAAACAGGGAAGGAAGAATTTTGAGTATGTTCTTAAAGAATGGGAGAAAGGTAATGACATAACTGATCTCGTTTTGAAAAAACTCTTACCTTATGATCAGAATTCTGCTGAGAAGGATCCAGATGTCTGGAATCACGTAGCACCTGCGGTAAATATCTCATTAAAAAAGAAATATGAAAGTATTGGTTGGGTTAAACCTGATGGATGGTCCAAAGTTACGGAGGTTATATTTACGTTTATCAAAGATTGTTATGAGAATCCTGATGAACTTGAAAAGATATGCGAAAGGTACGACTAGTCTGGCTATTCAAAGGGATTTCAGTCCGGAATTTTGTCCCCGATCCTGAATGCACTTAATCCGGATAAATTCCATATTATAAATAATAAACCTAGATGGGTTCTTGAATTCTTTATGGGAAAAAATCAACCCCAACCAATGAAGTATTATCCAGAGATTAACAAGGTTATTGAACAGGTAATTGTCGAACTGTCGGGTATTTTGAGTGGGATTACTGAAGACAGAATCAGACAGGCCGACCTTTTCGATGAGTTTTGCCATTGGTTTATTTCGATAAAAAAGCACCCTCTTAAAAAACCGCAATACTGGAAAATCGCGCCAGGAGAGCAGGCCTGGGAATGGGAGAGTTGCCGTGAGAATGGTTATATTGCTATCGGTTGGGAAAAGCTTGGTGACATATCCAGAATGACAAGAAAAGAATTCAATGAAAAGGCTGAAAGATTGAGCAAAGAGATCGATGGATACAAAAAGGTCGGGATGGAACAGGTATGGAATTTTGCGAAAGACATCAAAGAAGGGGATTATGTTATTGCAAATCTCGGGACAAAAGAAGTTCTAGGAATAGGAGTAGTGACTGGACCTTATTATTTTGTAGAAAACACACGACACGGGCATCGATTGCCCATTGACTGGATTGATACGCAGAAAAGAGAGGTAAAAAAACCTGCGTGGGTTAGAACACTGATAAAACTGGATGAAGAAGAATTCAGGGAGATTGTTGAAACCCCTCCGGGAACTTTTTCAGATGGGTTATTTACGGAGAAAACTTTCGAACTACTCGACCAGCTGCATGAAAATCCGACTAGGGCCTTTTATCATGAAAGAAGCGGTGAATTTGATAAGTATGTAGTAGAACCTGTCAAGGAATTAATGACTACAGTTGCTTCAAAGCTTCCCAAAGAAATGAAAGAGAAGCTCGAAACGGAGAAGAGTATATTTGGAAAGATCCCAAAAAATGATTTTGGTCGGGGTGGGGCATGGGATCATTTCTGGGGTGCTTTTTATCCCCGGGGAAGAAAAAGAATTGAATCTGCGCAGTTGTTTGTCTGGATCAATCGTGATGTGATGAGATATGGCTTTTCGATAGGCATGTATGGAGGTTCAGATGCTAAGGTTTTTACGAAAAACCTTCGAGAGAATGCTAGACAAATAATCCATATATTCAATGAAATGAATATTTCGGATAGTCTTCTGTTTGGCGATAGGGCAGAAATAAAGGTGCTTTCTGGAGTTCATAATGCCAAGGCCGTGGATATCGAAACGTGGGTGAATGATATCAAAAATCAGCCTCTTACTGTTTGTGTGGAGATACCGAGCAATGAGGTCTTATCTTTTGCTAAAGAGAGATTGGTAGATAAAGTTACGGAATGCTTTGTAAAGCTTTATCCTCTGGTTATACTGACAATTGAAGAGAACGATCCTATGAAGGAAATTATTGAGTTTATTTCTGGTCCGGACGAATACGAGCGGAATCCTGCGTATCCTCTTGACGAGTTAAGCGCTGAGATAGGTTTTGAAGAAAGTCTACTTGAAAGATGGATAAGAGCTATTAACCGAAAGGGGTAAGCGATAATTTATGGTCCCCCCGGAACTGGAAAAACGTTTGTTGCCAGGAAGATTGCCCGACATCTTATCGGTGGTGGGAATGGTTTTATTAAAACGGTTCAGTTTCATCCTTCTTATTCTTATGAGGATTTTATTCAAGGTATAAGGCCAACTTCAGACGAAAACGACACACTAAAATACCCGGTTGTTCCAGGAGCGTTTATGAAGTTCTGCAAAGAAGCGAGCGAACGTGATGGAATCTGTGTCATGATAATTGATGAGATCAACCGTGCAAACCTTTCTAGAGTTTTTGGTGAATTAATGTATCTCCTTGAGTATCGAAATGAAGACATCACTTTGCCCAGTGGAGAGAGATTTAAGATACCCGAAAACGTGCGAATCATTGGTACTATGAACACAGCTGATAGGTCTATAGCGCTCGTTGATCATGCGTTAAGAAGAAGGTTTGCTTTCTTAAGATTGTGGCCAAATTATGAGATTTTGAGGAATTTCCATGCTGGTGGAGATTTTAATCCGGAAGGTCTAATACAGGTTCTGGAGAGGTTAAACAGGAATATTGAACCACATTATCAGGTCGGGATCACATTCTTTCTTGAGGAAGGTATCAAAGACAAGATTGAAGATATCTGGTGCATGGAAATACTTCCTTATCTTGAGGAATATTTCTTTGACCAACCTGAAAAAGTGGATGAGTTCAAATGGGAAAAGGTAAAGACTGAAATTTTGGGGGAAGATAGTTGACAGTGAAAAACATCATCGAATTGAAGGAATACAAAAAGAAGATAGTGCCAAAAGAGGATCTACCCAACGAACTTGGAGCGTTTCTCTGGCGTGAAAATGGTAACAAAATAAACGTTGAGTTTCCGACCCTTAAGACCGCTAATAACTGGGAGCTGACTTCAAACGGGTGGGTTGGATACATTCCTTTATCACAAGAATATGGTCTCAGGTTGCTTCCGAGAGTTGAGCTTAAAAACCTTCTCCACATGCTCGAGTACGCGTATAATTTGAAATCATTTCAATTTATTGAAGGCATCCAGGATTGTGAGACTATTGAAGAGTTATATGAAAGACTGGTCAAGGTTTTTGTGAAACGTGTTATAGATCGTACAAAGAGAGGCTTGTACAGAGAATACATTCAACAAAACGATAGATTACCATATGTGAGGGGAAAATTAAATGTTCGGTCGATGATAAAGCAGCCCTGGAAAGTAAAGCTCGATTGTGTTTATCAGGATCATACGAACGATATTGAGGAAAACCAGATAATACTCTGGACTCTTTCGAAGCTAGTCATGAGTGACAGCATAAGTGAAGGAACGAGGAATCTTGTCAGAAAAGCGTACAGATCTCTGGCAGGAACTATCAAAGTCAGGCCTTTCAAACCTTCAGAATGTATAAAAAGATTCTATAACAGATTGAACAGCGACTATCTTCCCATACATGTTCTTGCAAAGTTCTTCCTTGAAAATAGCGGTCCTGCAGTAAAGTCTGGAACCAGTAAGATGATTCCTTTTCTCGTGAATATGCCCCGGTTGTTTGAGAAGTTCATTGCCGAATGGTTGAAGAAGAATTTGAAAGGGTATATAGTACGTGCTCAGGAGAAGGTCAATTTAGATAAAGAAAATAGCCTGAGTTTTAATATCGATCTTGTCATCTATAGTGGATTAACAGGAGAAGCCGTTGCTGTTTTGGATACGAAGTATAAAATCAATGAACGTCCTTCGGATAACGATATATCTCAGATAGCCAGTTACGCTATGACAAAGAACTGCACAAAGGCTTTTTTGATTTATCCGATAGACATGAATCCACCGGTGAATGTTACCGTTGGAAGTGTCGCTATCAGATGTCTTACTTTCCAGCTTTCGGGAGATCTTGAAGCAAATGGCATGAGAATGGTGGATGAACTGATGAGATTTATTGAATAGAATAGTAAACCAGGGACAATGTCCCTGGTTTTAGTTTGTTGATTGAAGATAAAACTCAGTAGATTAATCAAAACTCTTTTTTCCATGGCACAAGGAAGTTGTGATCATCTGACATGACAGAGAAATACAGGGCGTTTGCTGCCGTAGAAAAGCCGCTTACAAAGGCAACTACTGCACCCATTCTCTTGAGTCTTCTTAATCCTTCAAGCATTACAGTTTTTCCCAGTCCACGGCGCTGGTGTTCTGGTACTGTTCCTACTGGTTCGATGTATCCAGTGCGTGTGAAATCGTCGTACCAGATGGTGCAGAATGCCGCGATTTCTCCTTCGGGAGCGACTGCTACGATATCAAGGTCGCGGCGGTAAAGAGGCTGTTTCTGGATATTATGGTACCATTCCCAGCCATCATATTTTTCATCCGGTTCATTTGGGTGAAATGCCCTCCACGACGCCCAGCTTCTCGCTGGAATCTCCTGTTCGTCTCCCAATGCGCGTATCACATAGCCCTTTGCGACCGATGCATCAGGGATGGGAATTGCCAACGATCGACGGTGCTGGCAGTCCCGAATTTCTGTTTTGGTGTAACCTCGACCCTCAAGTATTCCCTTTCGAAGATCATCGTTTTCATGAGCCCAGACGTATAGCACCTTACGACCAATTGAGCACGAGTTAGCAAGGTGCTTTTCGGCGACAGCAATCATTTCCTCTTCCATTTTTTTTGTGCGAAAAGCGGGGTGCACGTGAAGAAACGCGTCACCTCTGCCTTCTGGGTTCAGTACGGCTGCAATCTTTCCGTCTGGTGTTTCCCAGATGTATGTAACCTTTTCAACCGGATCATAGGCATCACCGTTTTCTATTACATGCCAGCGCCAGTAATCGAGTCGTGCGACATGCCAGTTTAGCTGGCGCAGTTCGTTGAGAATGAGAGTCTGACGTAAAAAATTGCGAATACGCCAGTAATCGTTTTCTTCCTGAAACATGCGCATGATTAGTCTTCTCATTGTTTTTGTCCCTTCCGCTAGTTATAACTTACATTTGTGCCTAAGTATAAAATAGGGCAGCTAAATCATTTTACCTGTTTCCAGTATTTCCTTTTTATACCGTCTCTCGGTTCTTCGAATCTGGACCATTCGAATCCTTTATCCACAAGAAATCTGTGGATTTCGTTGTCTTTATCGCCGTTGCCGGGGCAGAGAATAATCATCCCACCGGGTTTGGTTACTCGCAGCAATTCTTTGTATTCTTCTTCGGGAGTATCACCGAACACGTGGCCGCCCATCGTTACATCTGCAAACTGATCAGGGAAAGGTATTTCTTCGATTAAACCATCGACTACGTATATATTCGTAAGTCCTTTTTCTTTGGCCTTTTTTCTTAAATATGAACGTAGATTTGCAACAGGTTCGACGGCAAATACCGTTTTTGCCTTTTCAGCTGCAACGATTGTTAGCCTTCCGGTTCCGGCTCCAACGTCTATAACGGTTTTTCCGGAAAAATCGACCAATGATAACAATTCATTTGAATCCCAGTTCAAAAATGGTTGCTGGTCATATACCACCGGGTCAACAACGAATACAACCCAATCGTTTATGGCAGTTAGTACGGCTATCTCGGCCTCGCGGACCTTTGCGGGATCATTTATTGGTTCATTTTTTATGTTCTCCAATATTTTATCAACCCAATCATTGATTTGAGGGCATTTGTTTCTGAAATACCATTCCACAACAGGATTTGCTTTCAGAGCAATGGCTAATTCCCTTTTTGGTACATTCCCCCTCGGCAGCCATCTTAATTGTACTTCCTCCAGTAACAATAACGTATTAAACGATAGATCAGAAACGTCCATCCATCCAAGAGCCATTATTGTAACCTCCTTCAGCTTGTCATTTGGTTGTAGGATTATTAGCGAAGCCAAGGATCCCGAAGGTCGCTGCGAGGTTGCATCAGGTTGCACAGGCCAAAGGTTGCGGAACAGAGAAGAATGTACCATGAATTATCTCATATGTCAATAGAAACTCATCTGTTTGTCAAGAAAATCCAGATCTTGTTTCGCTGGGGAATTCGTTGTTAATTTTTATGGTTTTTTTCTATATACTCTTTATAAGGGCACTTTCAAATGAAGGGGTGAGATTTTGAGAGCTTTAGTTACCGGAGCGTCTTCAGGGATCGGGAAGGTATTTGCGGAAGAACTTGCGAAGAGGGGATACGATCTTGTCCTTGTCGCAAGGAGAAAGGAAAGGTTAGAGAAATTGGCGCATGACCTGTCATCTATTTACGGGGTAGCTGTTGAACCCTTTGTGGCTGATTTAACCGATTTTGATAAGCTGAGGGAACTTGTGGAGAGATTTTCAGATATAGACCTTCTCATTAACAACGCCGGGTTTGGTTTAATTTCACCGTTTGTGGAAATAGATACTGAAAAGGGATTGAAAATGGTTGATCTGAATATAAGAGCGCTTTATTACTTAACGAAGGAATTTTCAAAGAAGATGGTAAAAAGGAATGGGAATGAAGCGGGGATAATCAACATTGCTTCTACCGCGGCATTTCAGCCAGTGCCGGGATTTGCCACTTATGCTGCCACAAAGGCTTTTGTGCTCAGTTTAACTGAAGCCTTTTCCAAAGAATTAGAAGGCAGAGTAAAGATTATGGTCGTTTGCCCCGGCCCAACAAAGACGGAATTTTTCAATGTTGCCGGCTTACCCAATATGCGTGCAAAGTTCATAATGACCCCCGAGAAAGTAGTAAAGGGATCTCTTAGAGCTTTTGAAAAGGGGAAGAGAACCTATATACCCGGTTTTTTCAATAAGCTGTTGGTTTTTCTGCAACGGTTTGTAAGCAGGGAATTAGCCTTGAATGTTGTTGCAAGGTTTTTCTATGAAAAGCCTGAGGGAGAGGTGTAAAGATGAGTGAGATTACGAAAGAATTTATACAGTTTCTCATTAGAGCCAAGCAGAATACATATGCGGGCGATGGGGAAGAATCAGAACCCTCAAGACCATGTTCTAAGGATTTGCATTATCAGGAGGGTGAGTTCTTATATATCGATACTTACTTAGGCAGTTTCGATTTTATAGGGGAAGAAGCAGTCTGGAAGAACGGTAGACCAATTTGGGGAATGAATTACTACGGGAGAATGTTGGTAGATGATATTCCGGAGGGGTTCATCAAATGCTTGAAGGAAGCCTTAAAGAATGTCCCTGCCTCAGCACCTTATCGTGGTCCTGAGACATTCAAATATGGAAGTTTTGAGTATTATTGTGAATGGAAAGGGAATGTCGAATGCTTTGAAGGTAATGAAAAGATATTGTTCGAAGGCAAAATCATATACAAATTGAGCTTTCATGGTGGTACTTTGAAGTAAGTGTAATCTCAGGTGTCGATTCTGGAATGTCGCCAAAACTTAATCAACGGAAATCGGGTTAGATAAATCTGGAGGGAATATTTTGGGAAACAACACTGTTTCTTTTAGTGAAGCACTAAAGTATGTATATCGCAAAGAACCCTGCAGAGTGTTACCGAACGCACTGTGGAAAACGCTGATTAGAATAGGAGATCTGGATTGTTCCTTTGAATTGGACGGAAATGAAGTTACAAAACTTGTAGCGAGAGAAGAAAAAAGATTGTTTGTCTTCTGGAAAAAGAACCCGGGTTTAGACGAGCTGAGCAAAAAAGAGTTGGAACGAATGGATTTCATGGTTATACATGATGAGTACTACCGGCAACTTGATGGCAGGCTTTTTTCTTATACAAAATCTTATTTTAGGATTATCCATGATAATAAAGAAACGTACAATGTGGAATTACCGGCTGGTTTTGCCTTTGAGAATGTGAATATAGCCAGTGAAATTGAAGAGGTTTCGGAATTGATAGGAAGGTGTTATGAAGATATACATCCTGATGTTGAGACAGTCAGGAGCTGGATGAAACATCCTGTGTTCGAAAAGGATTTGTGGGTTTGGGTCATAGATAGGAAAAAGGATACACCGGTAGCTTTAGGTATTGCCGAAATAGATAAAATGATACAGGAAGGATCGCTTGAATGGATTCAGGTTTTGCCCGATTACCAGGGGAAGGGTTTAGGCAGTGCCGTCGTGTTTGAGCTGTTGAACAGACTAAAAAGCCGTGTTGCATTCACTACGGTTTCAGGAGAAGTTGGCAACAAAACCAATCCAGAAAGGCTATACAGGAAGTGCGGGTTTTACGGAAATGATATTTGGTGGGTATTAAGAAAATGAGGTACCAGTTTCTATTGGCGTGAAAGAAGGTGTAGTTTTTTATAGAGAAACAATGAGAGGAAAGAGGTGAGACGATGAGGAAAGCTGTAAATGTGCTGTTAATACTGATCATGGGGGTGATGGTTATGGCATTTTATCCACCGGATGAAAGATTAGAAGATGCTTGTGAGGTCATTAAGGAACTTTCTTCGATGCCTGATAGCGAGGCTTTTGTTGAGCTTCTTAAACGCGCAAAAGGGATAGCGGTATTTCCTAATGTTATAAAAGCAGGATTTGTAGTTGGCGGACAATATGGTGAAGGGTTCCTGTTGAGAAAAGATTCGGAGACCGGCCAATGGTACGGGCCTTTATTCCTTAGGCTCTATAAGATGAGCTATGGGATGCAAGTGGGGGCTCAGTCGATTGGACTTGTACTGCTCATTATGAATGATACGGGGTTTGAAGGGTTTACGAAAGACAACATCACGCTTGGCGGGAGTCTCAGTATTGCTGCCGGGCCCATTGGAAGGAATTTATCCGCGGATGTTGATTATTCTTTGCAGACTATTCTTTCGTATTCGATATCGAAAGGATTCTTTATCGGGTTTACCGTTGAAGGTTCTGTGGTGAAGATCGATAGAAAAGCCATCGAAGAGTATTATGGTGAATACATCTCACCGAAAGCGATATTGAATGAGAAAATTGCTGATTCTTACGAAGTAAACAAGCTGTTGAAACTGATCGAGGATATTACAGGAGAAGGGCAGGCTTTATAAAATAAGGCCGTGGATACGACCGGCTATGTCGGTGATACGAACTCGTTCAGGTAGCGAAGCGACACGAACCGCAAGCGGTTGATATGCGCCTGAGGCGGAAGTGCTGAGCAGCGCTCAGGAGGCTCACGACGTTGACGCTCGCGAGGCTGAGGCTTGCGACGCTGTTGACGGGTAAGCACGCTTCGCATGGGTAAGCCCGGCTGCACCGGGGGTAAGCACTCCTTTCGGAGTGGGTGAAAACTGCTTCGCAGTTGAAAAAGCAGGTCGCTTGCAGAGGCTGACATTCTTTAAAAATCAACGGATAACCGTTATTCTGGAGATGTCCTATCCAGAATCTTAACGCCCCACTGTCATTCTGGAAATGTTTAATCCAGAATCTGGTTTTCAGTACGAGATCCTGAATCGAGTTTAGGATGACGGTTAGGGAACAAGTATCGGGTTAGCAAGGCGATAGGCCCCTATTTGTCATTCTGGAGATGTTCTATCCAGAATCTACTCCACAGACTGTCATTCTGGAGATGTCCTATCCAGAATCTTAACCCCCACCGTCATTCTGGAAATGTTTTATCCAGAATCTTACTCTTCGCCGTCATTCTGGAAATCTCTTATCCAGAATCTGGTTTTCAGTACGAGATCCTGAATCAAGTTCAGGATGACGGGTAGGGGTGTTCGGGATGACATACATACGGCCGACTTGCCTGCTCTATCAACTGCGCAGCAGTTCGCAACAACCACGAAGTGGTTCGAGACAACTCCACAGGAGTTCGTGCCACCGGCGTAGCCGGTCGTAACTGCCTTGTGAGCGTCGCTCCATCAACTGTCAGCGTCTGCAAGCCTCCTGGATGTAGTCCAGCACTTCGCAGCTTAGCTGTTTTCCGCCGCAGGCGTGTGTCAACCGCGAAGCAGTTCGCAACGGGCTTACCCCCAGCGCAGCTGGGCTCACCCACGCGAAGCGTGCTAACCAGCCGCACAGCGGCCCTCTCGGTTCTCGGACTCTCGGACTCTCGATTCTTATCAGGAGTTCGTGTCAATCCCGAAGGGATTCGGAGCGCCGCGCAGCGGCTTTCTCTATTAGCTTTTCAACTCTTTTTCCATAAATTTTGCGGTATCTTCGCCGAACATGTTTTTTACGGTCTTAAAGAATCCATCGGTTGTTTTTATGTTTTTTGCAAGAAGCTCCTTTAGCAGTTTTTTGAAATTATCTGATCCTATCTTTTTCTCAAGTTTATTCAGGATTACCGGGCCTTTTGCGTATAACGTCAGAAATGCTTTCTCGTCGCTTCTGCTCAAACCGTAAATTGGCGGGCAATCGGTTACGGCTTGCCTGTATTTTTCTATTTTCCTTTCAAATTCGGCATTGCCGTATTTTTCTTTATAAAGCAGTAGGGCAGAATACTCGGCGAAGGATTCGTTGAGCCAGTCTTCCCACGTGCTGCTGTCAGCTCCCATCCACCATAGATGAGAAATCTCGTGTGACAGGAATTTGAAATAGTTTTTATCGTCTACATCTTCAAGCGCTACAACCAGCAAGCCGGGTCTGCAGTACCCACCGCCTTCTGACCTTGGTGCGATAACGATGGTGAACTCTTCTACATTGGTTTTTCCAAAGTAATCAAAGCAGGTTTTTATAATAAACCCAAGATGCTTTTCTATCTTCTCCGCGATTTTTTCGCCTTCTATGGAAGCATTATAAATTTTTATGGTCATCCTCCGTTCTCGTACGATTCTCTTTTTGAAGTTTTTGGAAGCCAATATTGTACAATCATTAACCATGTTATCTGATTCCACAATCCAGTATCCGTTTTGTTTCCTGGCTTTTTGCCCCACTACTTCGTAACCATCTTCTATATCCACCCTGATTTGAAAAGCAGCTTTTCTATTTTCTTCAGCAAGTGGGAACCATGGAGAATATAAGCTGATCTCCACCCATTCTTCGTTTATCCTGTTTACTTCATATTTTTTGAGTGTGTTGATTTTTCCGTGGTACTTAAATTGTAATTTGATCACATCACCTTTGTTTTTCTTTTTATTCAAATGGATTTTTATTTGCTTTGATTCCAGTATGAAGGGGCTCCAATTGCTTATTTCGTTGCTTACCGCGTAATCTTTTACGTCTTCTGAAGTTATCTGATCAATGTTTATGTCTTTGTATATATAAAGATTTATTTCTTCGGTTGAATCCTGCAAAACGTAATAGTCCAGGTTCAACAGCGCGTATATTTCCTTATTTTTGGGCACTATTCTTATTTTTCCTTCGTAAAAATTGGTGTTTTCCATTTATATCCCTCGCTTGATCTTTTCAGTCTGATGTTCTGAATGTTTCAAATAGTTGATTTGTTAGTCGTATTATAACGTACCTTATTTTACGCAGTCAAATGCGCTTTGTATTGCCAGATATAGATTCGAAATGATATGAAAGTTCTTATAAAGGAAGGTCATTTGGTAGAATTGAATAAAGCGAATGAGGAGGGATAATAATCGTGGACAGGATTTCTTTGACTGATTTGTATCGTTATGTGAGTTTGGGAAATATAGAGTTTTTGCCGGAGGGAAAGAAATTCATCTTTGTCAGGAAAAGGATGGATAAGAAGCAAAATAAGTATTACAGTGATATCTGGATCAT is a genomic window containing:
- a CDS encoding lipid-binding SYLF domain-containing protein — encoded protein: MRKAVNVLLILIMGVMVMAFYPPDERLEDACEVIKELSSMPDSEAFVELLKRAKGIAVFPNVIKAGFVVGGQYGEGFLLRKDSETGQWYGPLFLRLYKMSYGMQVGAQSIGLVLLIMNDTGFEGFTKDNITLGGSLSIAAGPIGRNLSADVDYSLQTILSYSISKGFFIGFTVEGSVVKIDRKAIEEYYGEYISPKAILNEKIADSYEVNKLLKLIEDITGEGQAL
- a CDS encoding GNAT family N-acetyltransferase, giving the protein MGNNTVSFSEALKYVYRKEPCRVLPNALWKTLIRIGDLDCSFELDGNEVTKLVAREEKRLFVFWKKNPGLDELSKKELERMDFMVIHDEYYRQLDGRLFSYTKSYFRIIHDNKETYNVELPAGFAFENVNIASEIEEVSELIGRCYEDIHPDVETVRSWMKHPVFEKDLWVWVIDRKKDTPVALGIAEIDKMIQEGSLEWIQVLPDYQGKGLGSAVVFELLNRLKSRVAFTTVSGEVGNKTNPERLYRKCGFYGNDIWWVLRK
- a CDS encoding M1 family aminopeptidase — encoded protein: MENTNFYEGKIRIVPKNKEIYALLNLDYYVLQDSTEEINLYIYKDINIDQITSEDVKDYAVSNEISNWSPFILESKQIKIHLNKKKNKGDVIKLQFKYHGKINTLKKYEVNRINEEWVEISLYSPWFPLAEENRKAAFQIRVDIEDGYEVVGQKARKQNGYWIVESDNMVNDCTILASKNFKKRIVRERRMTIKIYNASIEGEKIAEKIEKHLGFIIKTCFDYFGKTNVEEFTIVIAPRSEGGGYCRPGLLVVALEDVDDKNYFKFLSHEISHLWWMGADSSTWEDWLNESFAEYSALLLYKEKYGNAEFERKIEKYRQAVTDCPPIYGLSRSDEKAFLTLYAKGPVILNKLEKKIGSDNFKKLLKELLAKNIKTTDGFFKTVKNMFGEDTAKFMEKELKS